A genome region from Tursiops truncatus isolate mTurTru1 chromosome 15, mTurTru1.mat.Y, whole genome shotgun sequence includes the following:
- the SUMF2 gene encoding inactive C-alpha-formylglycine-generating enzyme 2 isoform X1 — protein sequence MGTSLSPLLTLLSLLSGPWLELGNGQMTNMVQLPGGRFQMGTNSPDGRDGEGPVREVMVKPFAIDIFPVTNKDFREFVREKKYQTEAEVFGWSFVFEDLVSDELRNKATQKMQSLLWWLPVERAFWRQALSSHFLAPSVVKVELRHPKPSLPQTSTSSQKLVSLHPGYQPAGPGSGIREKLELPVVHVSWNDARAYCAWRGKRLPIEEEWEFAARGGLKGQVYPWGNEFQPNRTNLWQGKFPKGDKAEDGFHGVSPVNAFPPQNNYVQADHLGSCEQPHRDEESPPWHPWHSLATCQTQPNSGLRPSPPPSLWQTPLPRAGKDPDLHGGAPLSPGEGAHLTDCVQEPDVSLRGQILTVWGPHTQNIWGAVL from the exons ATGGGCACCTCGCTGTCGCCGCTGCTGACTCTGCTGTCCCTCCTCTCCGGCCCGTGGCTCGAACTAG GGAATGGGCAGATGACCAACATGGTCCAGCTACCAGGTGGGAGATTCCAGATGGGAACGAATTCACCAGATGGCAGAGATGGTGAAGGACCTGTCCGGGAGGTGATGGTAAAACCCTTTGCCATCGACATATTTCCTGTCACCAACAAAGACTTCAG GGAGTTTGTCAGGGAGAAAAAGTACCAGACAGAGGCTGAGGTGTTTGGGTGGAGCTTTGTCTTCGAGGACCTTGTCTCTGATGAGCTTAGAAACAAAGCAACCCAGAAAATGCAG TCTCTCCTCTGGTGGCTTCCAGTGGAAAGGGCATTCTGGAGGCAG GCTCTCTCTTCCCACTTCCTTGCTCCATCTGTGGTAAAAGTTGAACTCAGGCACCCTAAGCCTAGCCTTCCTCAGACTTCCACGAGCTCCCAGAAGCTTGTCTCACTTCATCCTGGCTATCAGCCTGCAGGTCCTGGCTCTGGCATCCGAGAGAAACTGGAGCTCCCAGTGGTACACGTGAGCTGGAATGATGCCCGTGCCTACTGTGCTTGGCGGGGGAAACGGCTGCCCATTGAAGAAGAGTGGGAGTTTGCTGCCCGAGGGGGCTTGAAGG GTCAGGTTTACCCCTGGGGAAACGAGTTCCAGCCAAACCGCACCAACCTGTGGCAG ggAAAGTTCCCCAAGGGCGACAAGGCTGAGGATGGCTTCCACGGAGTCTCCCCGGTGAATGCTTTCCCCCCACAGAACAACTACG tgcaggccGACCACCTGGGGAGCTGTGAGCAGCCACACAGAGATGAGGAGAGTCCCCCGTGGCACCCGTGGCACTCCCTGGCCACATGCCAAACACAGCCAAACTCGGGACTGCgtccatcccctcccccctccctgtggCAGACACCTCTCCCCCGGGCAGGAAAGGACCCTGACCTCCACGGAGGGGCACCACTGTCTCCTGGAGAAGGGGCCCACCTTACTGATTGTGTCCAGGAGCCGGACGTTTCTCTTAGAGGTCAAATACTGACCGTATGGGGGCCACATACTCAAAACATTTGGGGCGCAGTGCTCTGA
- the SUMF2 gene encoding inactive C-alpha-formylglycine-generating enzyme 2 isoform X3 has protein sequence MGTSLSPLLTLLSLLSGPWLELGNGQMTNMVQLPGGRFQMGTNSPDGRDGEGPVREVMVKPFAIDIFPVTNKDFREFVREKKYQTEAEVFGWSFVFEDLVSDELRNKATQKMQSLLWWLPVERAFWRQALSSHFLAPSVVKVELRHPKPSLPQTSTSSQKLVSLHPGYQPAGPGSGIREKLELPVVHVSWNDARAYCAWRGKRLPIEEEWEFAARGGLKGQVYPWGNEFQPNRTNLWQGKFPKGDKAEDGFHGVSPVNAFPPQNNYGLFDLVGNVWEWTASPYQPADQDMRVLRGASWIDTADGSANHRARVTTSAGRPPGEL, from the exons ATGGGCACCTCGCTGTCGCCGCTGCTGACTCTGCTGTCCCTCCTCTCCGGCCCGTGGCTCGAACTAG GGAATGGGCAGATGACCAACATGGTCCAGCTACCAGGTGGGAGATTCCAGATGGGAACGAATTCACCAGATGGCAGAGATGGTGAAGGACCTGTCCGGGAGGTGATGGTAAAACCCTTTGCCATCGACATATTTCCTGTCACCAACAAAGACTTCAG GGAGTTTGTCAGGGAGAAAAAGTACCAGACAGAGGCTGAGGTGTTTGGGTGGAGCTTTGTCTTCGAGGACCTTGTCTCTGATGAGCTTAGAAACAAAGCAACCCAGAAAATGCAG TCTCTCCTCTGGTGGCTTCCAGTGGAAAGGGCATTCTGGAGGCAG GCTCTCTCTTCCCACTTCCTTGCTCCATCTGTGGTAAAAGTTGAACTCAGGCACCCTAAGCCTAGCCTTCCTCAGACTTCCACGAGCTCCCAGAAGCTTGTCTCACTTCATCCTGGCTATCAGCCTGCAGGTCCTGGCTCTGGCATCCGAGAGAAACTGGAGCTCCCAGTGGTACACGTGAGCTGGAATGATGCCCGTGCCTACTGTGCTTGGCGGGGGAAACGGCTGCCCATTGAAGAAGAGTGGGAGTTTGCTGCCCGAGGGGGCTTGAAGG GTCAGGTTTACCCCTGGGGAAACGAGTTCCAGCCAAACCGCACCAACCTGTGGCAG ggAAAGTTCCCCAAGGGCGACAAGGCTGAGGATGGCTTCCACGGAGTCTCCCCGGTGAATGCTTTCCCCCCACAGAACAACTACG GGCTCTTTGACCTCGTGGGCAACGTGTGGGAGTGGACAGCGTCACCATACCAGCCTGCCGACCAGGACATGCGTGTCCTCCGGGGGGCGTCCTGGATCGACACGGCCGATGGCTCTGCCAATCACCGGGCCCGGGTCACCACCAG tgcaggccGACCACCTGGGGAGCTGTGA
- the SUMF2 gene encoding inactive C-alpha-formylglycine-generating enzyme 2 isoform X2, whose translation MGTSLSPLLTLLSLLSGPWLELGNGQMTNMVQLPGGRFQMGTNSPDGRDGEGPVREVMVKPFAIDIFPVTNKDFREFVREKKYQTEAEVFGWSFVFEDLVSDELRNKATQKMQSLLWWLPVERAFWRQALSSHFLAPSVVKVELRHPKPSLPQTSTSSQKLVSLHPGYQPAGPGSGIREKLELPVVHVSWNDARAYCAWRGKRLPIEEEWEFAARGGLKGQVYPWGNEFQPNRTNLWQGKFPKGDKAEDGFHGVSPVNAFPPQNNYGLFDLVGNVWEWTASPYQPADQDMRVLRGASWIDTADGSANHRARVTTRMGNTPDSASDNLGFRCASSAGRPPGEL comes from the exons ATGGGCACCTCGCTGTCGCCGCTGCTGACTCTGCTGTCCCTCCTCTCCGGCCCGTGGCTCGAACTAG GGAATGGGCAGATGACCAACATGGTCCAGCTACCAGGTGGGAGATTCCAGATGGGAACGAATTCACCAGATGGCAGAGATGGTGAAGGACCTGTCCGGGAGGTGATGGTAAAACCCTTTGCCATCGACATATTTCCTGTCACCAACAAAGACTTCAG GGAGTTTGTCAGGGAGAAAAAGTACCAGACAGAGGCTGAGGTGTTTGGGTGGAGCTTTGTCTTCGAGGACCTTGTCTCTGATGAGCTTAGAAACAAAGCAACCCAGAAAATGCAG TCTCTCCTCTGGTGGCTTCCAGTGGAAAGGGCATTCTGGAGGCAG GCTCTCTCTTCCCACTTCCTTGCTCCATCTGTGGTAAAAGTTGAACTCAGGCACCCTAAGCCTAGCCTTCCTCAGACTTCCACGAGCTCCCAGAAGCTTGTCTCACTTCATCCTGGCTATCAGCCTGCAGGTCCTGGCTCTGGCATCCGAGAGAAACTGGAGCTCCCAGTGGTACACGTGAGCTGGAATGATGCCCGTGCCTACTGTGCTTGGCGGGGGAAACGGCTGCCCATTGAAGAAGAGTGGGAGTTTGCTGCCCGAGGGGGCTTGAAGG GTCAGGTTTACCCCTGGGGAAACGAGTTCCAGCCAAACCGCACCAACCTGTGGCAG ggAAAGTTCCCCAAGGGCGACAAGGCTGAGGATGGCTTCCACGGAGTCTCCCCGGTGAATGCTTTCCCCCCACAGAACAACTACG GGCTCTTTGACCTCGTGGGCAACGTGTGGGAGTGGACAGCGTCACCATACCAGCCTGCCGACCAGGACATGCGTGTCCTCCGGGGGGCGTCCTGGATCGACACGGCCGATGGCTCTGCCAATCACCGGGCCCGGGTCACCACCAG aatGGGCAATACTCCAGATTCAGCCTCAGACAACCTAGGCTTCcgctgtgcttccagtgcaggccGACCACCTGGGGAGCTGTGA
- the SUMF2 gene encoding inactive C-alpha-formylglycine-generating enzyme 2 isoform X6: MGTSLSPLLTLLSLLSGPWLELGNGQMTNMVQLPGGRFQMGTNSPDGRDGEGPVREVMVKPFAIDIFPVTNKDFREFVREKKYQTEAEVFGWSFVFEDLVSDELRNKATQKMQSLLWWLPVERAFWRQGKFPKGDKAEDGFHGVSPVNAFPPQNNYGLFDLVGNVWEWTASPYQPADQDMRVLRGASWIDTADGSANHRARVTTRMGNTPDSASDNLGFRCASSAGRPPGEL; encoded by the exons ATGGGCACCTCGCTGTCGCCGCTGCTGACTCTGCTGTCCCTCCTCTCCGGCCCGTGGCTCGAACTAG GGAATGGGCAGATGACCAACATGGTCCAGCTACCAGGTGGGAGATTCCAGATGGGAACGAATTCACCAGATGGCAGAGATGGTGAAGGACCTGTCCGGGAGGTGATGGTAAAACCCTTTGCCATCGACATATTTCCTGTCACCAACAAAGACTTCAG GGAGTTTGTCAGGGAGAAAAAGTACCAGACAGAGGCTGAGGTGTTTGGGTGGAGCTTTGTCTTCGAGGACCTTGTCTCTGATGAGCTTAGAAACAAAGCAACCCAGAAAATGCAG TCTCTCCTCTGGTGGCTTCCAGTGGAAAGGGCATTCTGGAGGCAG ggAAAGTTCCCCAAGGGCGACAAGGCTGAGGATGGCTTCCACGGAGTCTCCCCGGTGAATGCTTTCCCCCCACAGAACAACTACG GGCTCTTTGACCTCGTGGGCAACGTGTGGGAGTGGACAGCGTCACCATACCAGCCTGCCGACCAGGACATGCGTGTCCTCCGGGGGGCGTCCTGGATCGACACGGCCGATGGCTCTGCCAATCACCGGGCCCGGGTCACCACCAG aatGGGCAATACTCCAGATTCAGCCTCAGACAACCTAGGCTTCcgctgtgcttccagtgcaggccGACCACCTGGGGAGCTGTGA
- the SUMF2 gene encoding inactive C-alpha-formylglycine-generating enzyme 2 isoform X4 — protein sequence MGTSLSPLLTLLSLLSGPWLELGNGQMTNMVQLPGGRFQMGTNSPDGRDGEGPVREVMVKPFAIDIFPVTNKDFREFVREKKYQTEAEVFGWSFVFEDLVSDELRNKATQKMQSLLWWLPVERAFWRQPAGPGSGIREKLELPVVHVSWNDARAYCAWRGKRLPIEEEWEFAARGGLKGQVYPWGNEFQPNRTNLWQGKFPKGDKAEDGFHGVSPVNAFPPQNNYGLFDLVGNVWEWTASPYQPADQDMRVLRGASWIDTADGSANHRARVTTRMGNTPDSASDNLGFRCASSAGRPPGEL from the exons ATGGGCACCTCGCTGTCGCCGCTGCTGACTCTGCTGTCCCTCCTCTCCGGCCCGTGGCTCGAACTAG GGAATGGGCAGATGACCAACATGGTCCAGCTACCAGGTGGGAGATTCCAGATGGGAACGAATTCACCAGATGGCAGAGATGGTGAAGGACCTGTCCGGGAGGTGATGGTAAAACCCTTTGCCATCGACATATTTCCTGTCACCAACAAAGACTTCAG GGAGTTTGTCAGGGAGAAAAAGTACCAGACAGAGGCTGAGGTGTTTGGGTGGAGCTTTGTCTTCGAGGACCTTGTCTCTGATGAGCTTAGAAACAAAGCAACCCAGAAAATGCAG TCTCTCCTCTGGTGGCTTCCAGTGGAAAGGGCATTCTGGAGGCAG CCTGCAGGTCCTGGCTCTGGCATCCGAGAGAAACTGGAGCTCCCAGTGGTACACGTGAGCTGGAATGATGCCCGTGCCTACTGTGCTTGGCGGGGGAAACGGCTGCCCATTGAAGAAGAGTGGGAGTTTGCTGCCCGAGGGGGCTTGAAGG GTCAGGTTTACCCCTGGGGAAACGAGTTCCAGCCAAACCGCACCAACCTGTGGCAG ggAAAGTTCCCCAAGGGCGACAAGGCTGAGGATGGCTTCCACGGAGTCTCCCCGGTGAATGCTTTCCCCCCACAGAACAACTACG GGCTCTTTGACCTCGTGGGCAACGTGTGGGAGTGGACAGCGTCACCATACCAGCCTGCCGACCAGGACATGCGTGTCCTCCGGGGGGCGTCCTGGATCGACACGGCCGATGGCTCTGCCAATCACCGGGCCCGGGTCACCACCAG aatGGGCAATACTCCAGATTCAGCCTCAGACAACCTAGGCTTCcgctgtgcttccagtgcaggccGACCACCTGGGGAGCTGTGA
- the SUMF2 gene encoding inactive C-alpha-formylglycine-generating enzyme 2 isoform X5 produces the protein MGTSLSPLLTLLSLLSGPWLELGNGQMTNMVQLPGGRFQMGTNSPDGRDGEGPVREVMVKPFAIDIFPVTNKDFREFVREKKYQTEAEVFGWSFVFEDLVSDELRNKATQKMQSLLWWLPVERAFWRQALSSHFLAPSVVKVELRHPKPSLPQTSTSSQKLVSLHPGYQPAGPGSGIREKLELPVVHVSWNDARAYCAWRGKRLPIEEEWEFAARGGLKGQVYPWGNEFQPNRTNLWQGKFPKGDKAEDGFHGVSPVNAFPPQNNYEWAILQIQPQTT, from the exons ATGGGCACCTCGCTGTCGCCGCTGCTGACTCTGCTGTCCCTCCTCTCCGGCCCGTGGCTCGAACTAG GGAATGGGCAGATGACCAACATGGTCCAGCTACCAGGTGGGAGATTCCAGATGGGAACGAATTCACCAGATGGCAGAGATGGTGAAGGACCTGTCCGGGAGGTGATGGTAAAACCCTTTGCCATCGACATATTTCCTGTCACCAACAAAGACTTCAG GGAGTTTGTCAGGGAGAAAAAGTACCAGACAGAGGCTGAGGTGTTTGGGTGGAGCTTTGTCTTCGAGGACCTTGTCTCTGATGAGCTTAGAAACAAAGCAACCCAGAAAATGCAG TCTCTCCTCTGGTGGCTTCCAGTGGAAAGGGCATTCTGGAGGCAG GCTCTCTCTTCCCACTTCCTTGCTCCATCTGTGGTAAAAGTTGAACTCAGGCACCCTAAGCCTAGCCTTCCTCAGACTTCCACGAGCTCCCAGAAGCTTGTCTCACTTCATCCTGGCTATCAGCCTGCAGGTCCTGGCTCTGGCATCCGAGAGAAACTGGAGCTCCCAGTGGTACACGTGAGCTGGAATGATGCCCGTGCCTACTGTGCTTGGCGGGGGAAACGGCTGCCCATTGAAGAAGAGTGGGAGTTTGCTGCCCGAGGGGGCTTGAAGG GTCAGGTTTACCCCTGGGGAAACGAGTTCCAGCCAAACCGCACCAACCTGTGGCAG ggAAAGTTCCCCAAGGGCGACAAGGCTGAGGATGGCTTCCACGGAGTCTCCCCGGTGAATGCTTTCCCCCCACAGAACAACTACG aatGGGCAATACTCCAGATTCAGCCTCAGACAACCTAG
- the CCT6A gene encoding T-complex protein 1 subunit zeta has translation MAAVKTLNPKAEVARAQAALAVNISAARGLQDVLRTNLGPKGTMKMLVSGAGDIKLTKDGNVLLHEMQIQHPTASLIAKVATAQDDITGDGTTSNVLIIGELLKQADLYISEGLHPRIITEGFEAAKEKALQFLEQVKVSKEMDRETLIDVARTSLRTKVHAELADVLTEAVVDSILAIKKQDEPIDLFMVEIMEMKHKSETDTSLIRGLVLDHGARHPDMKKRVEDVYILTCNVSLEYEKTEVNSGFFYKSAEEREKLVKAERKFIEDRVKKIIDLKKKVCGDSDKGFVVINQKGIDPFSLDALAKEGIVALRRAKRRNMERLTLACGGVALNSLEDLNPDCLGHAGLVYEYTLGEEKFTFIENCNNPRSVTLLIKGPNKHTLTQIKDAIRDGLRAVKNAIDDGCVVPGAGAVEVAMAEALIKYKPSVKGRAQLGVQAFADALLIIPKVLAQNSGFDLQETLVKVKAEHSESGQLVGVDLNTGEPMVAAEVGVWDNYCVKKQLLHSCTVIATNILLVDEIMRAGMSSLKG, from the exons ATGGCGGCCGTGAAGACCCTGAATCCCAAGGCTGAGGTGGCCCGAGCCCAGGCGGCGTTGGCGGTCAACATCAGCGCGGCCCGGGGGCTGCAGGACGTGCTGAGGACCAACTTGGGGCCTAAGGGCACCATGAAGAT GCTTGTTTCTGGTGCTGGAGACATCAAGCTCACTAAAGATGGAAATGTGCTGCTTCATGAAATG CAAATTCAACACCCAACAGCCTCCTTAATAGCCAAAGTAGCAACAGCCCAGGATGACATAACTGGTGATGGTACCACTTCCAATGTCCTAATTATTGGAGAGCTCCTGAAGCAGGCGGATCTCTACATTTCTGAA GGTCTTCATCCCAGAATAATTACGGAAGGATTTGAAGCTGCAAAGGAAAAGGCACTTCAGTTTTTGGAACAAGTCAAAGTAAGCAAAGAGATGGACAGAGAAACACTTATAGATGTGGCCAGAACATCTCTACGTACTAAAGTTCATGCTGAACTTGCTGATGTCTTAACAGAG GCTGTAGTGGACTCCATTTTAGCCATTAAAAAACAAGATGAACCTATTGACCTCTTCATGGTTGAGATCATGGAGATGAAACATAAATCTGAAACCGATACAAG CTTGATCAGAGGTCTTGTTTTGGACCATGGGGCACGGCATCCTGATATGAAAAAGAGAGTAGAAGATGTGTACATCCTCACATGCAACGTGTCATTAGAATATGAAAAAAC AGAAGTGAATTCTGGCTTTTTTTACAAGagtgcagaggagagagagaaactagtgaaagctgaaagaaaattcattgaagacagagttaaaaaaataatagacctGAAAAAGAAAGTCTGTGGTGATTCAGATAAAGGATTTGTTGTTATTAATCAAAAG gGAATTGACCCCTTTTCCTTAGATGCTCTTGCAAAAGAAGGCATAGTAGCTCTGCGCagagctaaaaggagaaatatggAAAG GCTGACTCTTGCTTGTGGTGGGGTAGCCCTAAATTCTCTTGAAGACCTAAATCCTGATTGTTTGGGACATGCAGGACTTGTCTATGAATATACATTG ggagaagagaagtTCACCTTTATTGAGAACTGTAACAATCCTCGATCCGTCACATTATTGATCAAAGGACCAAATAAGCACACACTTACTCAAATCAAAGATGCAATAAGAGATGGCTTGAGGGCTGTTAAAAATGCTATTGATGATG GCTGTGTAGTTCCAGGTGCTGGTGCAGTGGAAGTGGCAATGGCAGAAGCCCTGATTAAATACAAGCCCAGTGTAAAGGGCAGGGCCCAACTTGGAGTTCAAGCATTTGCTGATGCATTGCTCATTATTCCCAAG GTTCTTGCTCAGAACTCTGGTTTTGACCTTCAGGAAACACTAGTTAAAGTTAAAGCAGAGCATTCAGAATCAGGTCAACTTGTGGGTGTAGACTTGAACACAG GTGAGCCAATGGTAGCAGCAGAAGTAGGCGTATGGGATAACTATTGTGTAAAGAAACAGCTTCTTCATTCCTG CACTGTGATTGCCACCAACATTCTCCTGGTTGATGAGATCATGAGAGCTGGAATGTCTTCTCTAAAAGGTTGA